A region of the Anolis carolinensis isolate JA03-04 chromosome 1, rAnoCar3.1.pri, whole genome shotgun sequence genome:
ggacatgagagaagcctcccacaaggatggtaaaaacatcaaaacatccgggcgtcccctgggcaacgtccttgcagacggccaattctctcactccagaagcaactccggttgctcctgacacgaaaaaaaagctaaacaaacaaacaaacaaatatctaGACAATAGAACTCATGGAACCAAATGGTCTCTCTTTGTTTGTCCCAAAGTTGGGACACACTAATCCTTCCACAAAACTATGCACTCCTTTGTCCAGCTGGTCATCCTGTTCCCTGTCAGCCATTGGCGGGAATCTGCATTGGAAGTGAGGAATGCTCTCTGACTGGCTGGCGGGTGCCACAGTCCCACTTCACAGAGGGAATCCTCCAAGCTGGTGTGACCTCAGGGACCGGTTCCGCCAATCAGTGCAAAGCTGGCTCCAGCTGAGGCATGAGCGGGAAAAACAAGACTGTAACATACAAAAATGTCTGTTTCACTTGTACAAGACATGTCAGCTTCTTTGAACGGCTTACCACTGGCTGGCATCCCTTCTGGCCAGATTGAATAAATACCTTGGTGGATTCTGCTTTAACTGGTGAGATTTCTCTGATTGGGGAACATTGGGTTTTAGCTTTAAGTCTCACCAGGCACAGGCTCACAACAGCCTAGCACCAGATCTCTCTATCCGCTTGTTGGGTTTCAGTATCTGTGGGATGGGGCTCACTATCTGCAAACCGCTCTAAATGGCTTGATTTCATAACCAACCTAACAAAATGGCTATATAGAGAAAAGGGCTATTAAAAAAACTATTCATGCCCCATCTTTCTCTCAGCTTCGGGAAGTGCATCAGTGGTAGAGAGCCTTGGACTTCCAAATGTCTTTGAACTCTTACCATCTGCAGCAAGATGGGcactagagtcatagaatcatagagttggaagaaaccttgtgagccatccagtccaaccccctgccaagaagcaggaaattgcattcagagtacccccgacagatggacatccagcatctgcttaaaagcctccaaagaaggagcctccaccacactccggggcagaaagttccactgctgaacatctctcacagcgaggaagttcttcctgatgttcaggtggaatctcctttcctgtagtttgaagcaattgttctgtgtcctagtctccagggtagcagaaaagcttgtgctccctcctccctatgacttcctctcacatatttatacatggctatcatatctactctcaaccttctcttctgcaggctgaacatgcccagctctttaagccactccttatagagcttgttctccagacccttgatcattttagtcaccctcctctggacacattccagcttgtcaaaatctccCTTAAATGGGATGGGATTTGTAAAGTTCAAACACACTTCtacaaagtaagtaagtaagtaactttatttttctaccccgccaccatctcccgacagggactcggggcggctaacaaaacaagtacaacagttaaaacatgttaaaataaataaaccacaataaaatcgacattatagaacaatacattacaatgataATAAAACCCCTTCCTCTAGTCATGCTGTTAGtaaatgtgggtaaaacatccCAAATCCGAAATGATTGGGAATAGATTGTACTGAATGTTTGGTAATTTTTAGAAAATACACAGtgaaatatcttggaaatgggacccaagtctaaacctaAAATCCACTTCCATTTCACAGATACCCAGCCTGAAGGTAAATCTaatcacaatattttaataatgttgtgcctgaaacaaagtttgtgtacattgagccaCCAGGGAATGAAGATGTCACTTCCcatccctttcttcctcccttctcatATCCCAACACAAAATCCACTCCATAAACAACCTCATACTGGGTTGCTGGTGAGCtttccagctgtatggccatgttccagaagcattctctcctgacgtttcgcctggatctatagcaggcatcctctgaggttgtgaggtctgctggaaactaggcaagtgcagtttatatttatgtggaataatgtccagtgtgggagaaagaactcatatctgcctgaggcaagtgtgaatgttgcaattggccagcttgattcgcactgaatagccttgcagcttcaaaccctggctgcttccacttgcctagttttcaacagacctcacaacctctgaggatgcctgccgcagataagggcgaaacgccaggagagaatgcttctggaacatatagcccggaaaactcacaacaacccagtaattccggccgtgaaagctttcgacaacacaacctcaTAATTCCTCCCTACCCTGAAAGCGAAGACAAACAGCCGCCATCTTGGGGAACGCTCTCTATGCCCTTCCTGATGCGTGCTGGGTTAGACGGGGGGCATAGGCATCAATCAGAGGAActtgagactacaactcccttgaCGCCCTTCGGCCTTGCACGGAATGGAAAAGTAGCCAATCAGAGGGGCCGTACTGGTAAAAGGTATTTCCTCCCTTTTTTATTCTCTTCATTGATTGGTGCAACGATGTTAGCCCCTCCCTCTAACGCAACACGAAGTGCAAAGCGCTTCTAGGAAATGAGGACTGGCTCGGAATATGAAAGTAGCCAATCAGGAGAGCCGTACTAATAAGCCAGGGGAGGTCCCTTACTTTTATTCTCTTCAATGATTGGTGGAGAGATttgtctcctccccctccctcacgGTGACAGGCTAGCAGAGAGCAAAGCGGCTCCTAGGAAATGAGGCCTGGTTTGGAATGTGAAAGCAGCCAATCAGGAGGGGCGTACTGATGAGTTAGGGGTTGGTCCCCACTTATTCACTTCTTAGATTGGCGGAGGGATATTGGCTCCTCCTCCTCATGTCTCGGGGTGGGAGGGGGCGGAGGAGGAGAGCGGCTAGCGAGATCAGTCCAGGTGCCGCGTGTGTCGTGTTGTGGAAGCCAGCAGGCGGGCGGCATGGCGGACCCTGGCGGCGGGGAAGGGCCAGAGCCGGGCCCGGAGGGATCAGAGGCCCTCCTGCTCCTGGCAGGCGGCGGCGCGGAAGGGGGCGCCGAGGAGATCGTGGAAGTGGTGGACCTGGAGCCGCTCGGGCCCGGTAAAAAGGGGGCAGGGAGGGGCCCAGAGCCACTTGgcctctgccttcctctgagtgtggactcagataacccagttcaaagcagataatagggggttttcttccttgatcttctgggatatagggctgtgtggaaggtccctgaggctgagagagtgcggcTTGTTCCACGTCCACGGCTGAGCGGGGATTCCAGCCTTGGCCTCCCAGAGTCTGAGGGGGCATctatccaggcatgggcaaacttccgtCCTCAGGGTGACTTGGACTTCAGATCTCACAATTTTTAACagcccaagggcccttccacacagccctataacccagaatatcaaggcagaacatcccacaatacagtagagtctcacttatccaagcctcgcttatccaagcctctggataatccaagccatttttgtagtcaatgttttcaatacagtaattacaacataacattactgcgcattgaactactttttctgtcaaatttgttgtataacatgaagttttggtgcttaatttgtaaaattataacctaatttgatgtttaataggcttttccttaatccctctttattatccaagttattcgcttatccaagcttctgccggcccgtttagcttggataagtgagactctactgtatctgctttgaattgggatatctgagtccacgctgccatatattccagttcaaagcagaaaatgtgggatttcctgccttgatattctgggttatatggctgtgtggaagggccctaagtttgcccacgcctgaacTAGGGGAACTTAATAGACTAGATTCCCTTCTGACAAGCCCTGAGAGGGAGAACAAGGGGGTGATTTGTATTTGACTCTCTTAGATGTGTTGCTTTCTAGGCAGTGAGAAGACTGGTCACTGCCTCTGAGgaatggacaccccccccccccactctctctctctctggcccttattcctttacagcagaaggggtcTTGGTGTAGATTGGTTGTCAGTAAAAGCAAAACATGGGAATCCCTGCCTTCATGTCTGAAAGGGAGGggcattgaaaataataataataataaaatgttatttaattttattgtaattttaaatacttttattgTACATCATATTGATCGTGATTGTGCAGTTGCACAAtatgcagtgttccctcaattATCGCACGGGTTAttttccaggaccacctgcaataagtgaaaatccgcgaagtaggaacactatatttattttaatatttatacattattttagtaggtatacactattttaagtttttatcaaccaatcgtgtgttgataaatcgcctccttctcctcccattgctgcttgggctccttttctctccctttggcttcttcctcccttccttaggctgtaaattgtaattttttatgatttataatagtcttttagagtttattgaaaaaccgcgaaacagcgaataagcataaagtgaaccgcaaagtagtaagggaacactgtataagcatATCATTTAGGTATAGTTAAACAAACACATATACCCATATCgaattcttgttgtgtgccttcaaatcaatctctgacctatggtgaccccgcAGTGAACCTCTCCCTAAATTTTAGATTTTAGTTTGGGAGCAAATTTTGTTCAGATAGGGTTTGCtgtcaccttcctctgaggctgagagagtatagcttgcccagggtcacccattaggttttcatggcagaatggaaattcaaaccctggtctcccagtccTAGTCAAGACTCAAACCACTTCACCATACTAGCTCTCATGTCATacagaaacaggtctaatataGCATCATGCAAAAGCTGGTGCATTAGTTCTCCCACACATTTCCCTCTGGAGTTATCTGGGCCACCTAAAAGTTGGCTCCAGAGGGTTTCCTTGGAAATTTTTGCAGGTACATGGGGGCCTACAGTGGGGCATCAAACACTTCTCCACAATTAGGATTGCTACACAGGAGTTCCCCAACCCTTGTGATTTCAAGGCCCAAACGTGAGGAAGATACCTTGCAAAGATACATGTCCTGATGATGTTATAAAACACGACAAATTAAATCAATATGCCATCATAGCATTTAAAGTGCTGCAGATACTAGGGCAGTGTTCAGCTTGAAAATGACTTGGAAGACAGAGTAGAGAGGAGATTTTGAAAATTCAGAGAATGCttcttatacaataataataataataataaataaaaccttatttatattccgccctatctccccaggaggactcagggcagattccaacatacaaaaaggcaaacattcaatgccttgataaAACAAACACGTACCaacaaaataatccagaataaccCCACATGTAAACGTAAATTTAGAACCTATCATCCATAAACTAAACTAAACGTAAGCAAACAGAAATATATACAACATACAATCTAAGCATAAAACATCCACATTGATTTACAGGAGCCAAAACCTGGGTGGTCTTATTCCCAGGCCAATGCaagtaattctttttttaaaaaaagagtgaaGAGTTACTTACATGGACCAGTGGATATATGGCTCCAGTTTTGGGTcatatttttaataaaaggaaatttgcacttctctgagtagagtagcaaATGGGCTTTTTGAATGCCTAAGTGGAAAAATAGTGGTGATGGTCAGTGGTAGCTGGCTTACTAAAATGGTGCTGGCACTTCCCTATTTCTGCAGAATGACCATCAAGATATACATGGGTtatatatcaaaatccattattttattCCCCAAACTTTCCCTTGATTTATGAGtccggcttatacttgagaatataagTAAGTTGGGAATGCATTAAAATCCCCAGATGTTACACTGTGATCTCAGTTATGCTGATAGTTGGTACTGataagagcccccggtggtgcaatgggttaaacccttggcctgcaggactgctgactgacatgttggcgattcgaatccagggagagcaggcgagctgcctctgtcagcttcagctccccatgtggggatgtgagagaagcatcccacaagggtggttaaacatcaaacatccgggcgttctctggacaacatctttgcagacagtcaattctctcacaccagaagtgacttgcagtttctcaagttgctcctgacatgaaaaaacttggtttttgaaggagaggagggagtgggccatctttatttctttagggagggagctcCAGAAGTGGGGGgcgatcatggagaaggccctttcccttgttcccaccagcctcaATTGAGATTGgaatgggaccgagagcagggcttccttTACTGACCGCAGTGCCCGAACTGGTTTGTAAGAGGGGATGTGATTGGCCAAGTAGCCTGGGaccaagccatttagggctttaaaggtaatggccagcactttgtatttagcctggaagcatgCCAGCAGCCAGTGGAACAAGAAGAGCCAGATGCCTGTTTTAAAGTTGTTCAGGCCAAACTCTTTGGATCCTATGTCATGGGGGCTACTGGATATTAGGACTAGGAGTTCCTGCAATATATCTAAATATtgtgtgggataataataataataatgcatgcatcatccgaaaatacatcacacagtcccaagtgttcgacttgtgattttgtgatacgaaatccagtacatctatcttgtttgctgtgtcataataaaataataataataagtttgtaGGTATGATTTCTTGACCCCTGGTTTAGGACTGATGTGGACTTTTGAGGAGTATCCTCCTATTCCCTAAAAcatggtgtatgtgtgtatggggtgggggggggggggagagaaaacagttacattgcaggGATACTGTAAGAGAAGAACTTGACACTAAGTTTCAAAAATCCAtgtcctcccctccccccttttttggcAGATGATCTGGCTGGTGAGATGGAAGATGTGGATCTCGATGAAGAGCAGGGCGCTTGGGTGactgaggaggaagatgagggAGTAGAAGAGGGCATGGAGGCCCAAGATGACAGCGAAGTCACCTTCTCAAAACATACTGGTGAGCTAATAGGGGATCCAGAGCAGATCTCCTACTCCATTAACTGCTCTCCCTGGATCTTGCCTTTCTATCCTAAGTGAAAACTGCAAGGGACTCCATGCTGTGTTTAGCTGAAAGTCAGGagtgcagtgtggactcagagcaCCTCTCCTAATGCACTGAAAGAAGCTGCATTAGGCCTAGCTGCCTCTGTGGTTGATATTTATTGCAGTTAAACACATTATACCACCTCCCTCCCCCCAGATTTGACTAATATGTAAGGCAGTTCCATGTATGTTCAAAAACTATATTCCCTAGATTCATGGAAAGAGTGTGATCACTTGGGCAACACCTTTAACACTGAAACTACAAGCAAGGACTATGTCACCTGAAAGCATAGCTtactctctcttttcttccttcgtTTTGCTGGACCTCCTGTCCCTGCCCTATGTTTACTGTGTTGTGTTGCTGGTTTGAAAGCTGCTGGGACCATTGCTGATTCTGGCTTTAAAAAACTAAGGCAGTGTCTTGAGATAACAAGAGATGGGGGTGAACCAAGGATATTTCAGGTCCTTTTAGTTCCTCTTGTTTGGATACTCCTCACATAATCTGATATAGTTGCTTCTGTGACATGTTCAGTTTCTGTCATTCCCATTATTCTCCTCAGCTTCTGTTTTCTGTGTCAGCCTCGATCCCAAGACTAACACGCTGGCAGTGACAGGTGGTGAAGACGACAAGGCCTTTGTGTGGCGCCTCAGTGATGGAGAACTCCTTTTTGAATGCTCAGGTGAGCCaccccaaatttatttatttaatttatttacagtatttatattccgcccttctcatcccgaaggggactcagggtggattacagtgaacatatatatggcaaacattcaatgccatcagacaaacaacatacagtatagacacacacacaggcatttttaacatttccatcttcatgagggtatgcacTCCACTAGAGAACAGCCTGCAATATCTGTAGTTGGCTGAGATCTGAAAAAGATACCTTTATACACAAATGCTTCTCTATACACTGGGTAGTTGTGGTGATATGATCCATCTGAAATTCTTCAGCATGTTATTAAGTACAGGAAAATAGGAACTAATATTATCTTACATACTTTATGTGACTCTCCTCCAGTTTCCCCTGCATTTTTCCTTCTAGTTTGCAGAAATGTTTGAATTGGAATGGACACATGTAGATGACTTCACACTACAGGAGTGTACTCAAGTGTGACAGTTTTGAAAGATCAAAATTATTGTCTCAATTTCCAGGCTTCTTGACTGTACCTTTCCAGctcccttttttaaaatgtatacttcACCAAAACATGATCTCCTTGTCCTTCTCCCTAGGTCACAAAGACTCTGTCACATGTACTGGGTTTAGCCATGACTCCACCTTTGTGGCTACAGGTGACATGAGCGGATTGATCAAAGTCTGGCGGGTGGACACCAAAGAGGAGATCTGGTCTTTTGATGTGGGTGACTTGGAGGTGAGAAATGGGCTGTGTGAATCCCAGAGGAAGGCTTTGTAATACAAAGTTACAAATGTTGCCATGGTGGGTTTTCAATAGATTAGAGATAACAACAACTAATGGGGtagaaagtaaaataaaaattagacTTCACAAAGACCTTGAATTCAGATGACACTTCCAAGGAGAAGATGGCAGATGAACAACAGTGTAGCCAAATAGCCAGGTTCTGTTTGCCTCCCAagctttcctcttctttcctttttccttctctgaCTCTAGTGGATGGAGTGGCACCCCCAATCCCATGTCCTTCTGGCTGGAACAGCAGATGGCAACTCCTGGATGTGGAAAATCCCCAGTGGGGAATGCAAGACGTTCCAAGGGCCAAACTGCCCTGCTACCTGTGGACGTGTCCTTTCCGATGGTGAGCAAATGAGATTGGATTGTGGGAATTGGCTGGTAGAACTCCTACAGGAGTGGGAAAAGATGCTGTAAAAATTTATTATCCCAGATATAATCTCCATTGCATTATGCCTTAAAAGGTGGCAACAGATTGTTGAAAACGGGTTGCTAACTATTGCTCTCAATTGTTATGGCTTTTTGTACTACAGCTCTTATAATCCCTTACATCTGGCTATGCTAGCTTGTAGTGATGGAAGCTGTGGACCAAAAATTATGCAGGGCCACCATTTCTTACCATGATTTAAATATAACGAGTTGGGAAGGGTGCATGGATTTCCTGTAAAATAATGCTGAACATTTGTATGATAAAAGTTGACCAACATAAAGCTGCTCAATGCAGGAAAGAGAGCTGTGGTTGGCTATGAAGATGGAACAGTTCGCATCTGGGATCTGAAGCAGGGGAGCCCACTACATGTCCTTAAAGGTACccacattttttgttattttcataAAAGTCAAGAGTTGTAAGGGAGCCTCAAGACCATCTTATCCAATACTTCCTGTTCATGAAGAATATCTACTGCTACAACATTTTTAGTATGCTTTTCAACCCTTGTTTTCATTTGCCTGTTTTCATATACTGCCAGGAGGCAGGAGTGACATCTGTACATCCTACTGGGTAGGGGTGTATTTCGTAATACTTGTCTTGGATGCCTTCTAAAGGTGGGAAGTTTGTACATGGAATATGGATGGCTTCCATGGAAAGTGCAGGATGCCAAAACTGGCTAATAAAAATTGGACAACCTGTGAAAGATTTCATCTCTGCATGCCTATTGGCATCCTTTGCTTGTGACTGAGCGGCATTAACAGATCTTTCTCTACCACCAGGTTTTTGGGGTAGTATTATAGGTCTATATTTTGCGTGAAATCACATTGGCTGCATGCTCTGAGGTCATTATAGCCCATACATATTTTTGGTCATAGTCTTGGAATTGCAGGATGGAGTGACTGAAAGCactgggaaagagaaagaaagtggAGGGGGAAAGCTGTGCACTTACTTCAACCTTCTTTGTGCCTTTTCTGCTTTTTAGGTCAGGATGGTCATCAGGGCCCTTTGACATGTGTGGCCAGCAATAAGGATGGCAGCCTAATCCTGACAGGTTCTGTTGACTGCCATGCCAAGCTGGTGAACTCTGCAACGGGCAAGGTGAGTGCTGCCTTCTTCTGGTAGGGGCAAAATGTGACATTTAACTTTGTCCCTCTAGCTAAGAGAAAATTGAATGTTTCTTGCTTGTCACTGAACTTTCCTACTGTCTTTGGTTCTTGTGACTGGACCGTGAccgttttattttaaaattacattttgacCCCATTCATATTCCAATATCAGAGTCCCTTTTCTTCTACCTTCATTTTCACAATGGCTCTGTGCAGGAGATTAGACTGAGAGATGATGAACCACTAACATGACTCAGTAAGTCGTGAGCACAGATTTGAACCTGATTTTTTTCCAGCCCGTGTCCAGATCTGTTCATTACACCATGGCCATTCTTCTTGTTCTGTCATGGGGTTGAACTGTTTTACACAGTAGTTCCTAGCCACTGGAATTTTTATTTCTATGAAGATCATTCTTTTTATGCTATACCAGCACATAACAGTTGGAGGTCTTGCAGCGGGGTGGTTAAGGTTTTGTACTTTGCTTGTGTCATGATGAAGAGGGAAGAGGCTTTTTATGGAGTGAGTGAACAAAGAAAAGAGCTGAAGCCTGTTTTCTTAGTCCTAACAATTGACTGAAGTCTGGGTTTCTTTGGCTTGGTATTGACTTTGTACAGAAACAAGCCATAACAAGCTTCCCATTCCTCTCTAGTTTGGCAGACATGGGGAAATCGTTTTTGCTTAATGGCTACTCCAATCTTGTATTGTTGGTTAGCCAAAGAGGCAGCAAAGTTCTCCTTTGCACCTGCCTGTAGTCACCACCCTGGTCCAGATCTGAAATGTTGTGTGGGATAAAGACAGGGGATTTATAACTTCTGGTAATTCTTCTTGAGCAAGTCAAAAATGGTAGTCACCCTACTTCCCCCTAATGCTCTCTTGTTCCTTGTCACTGGAACAGTGAGATGAGAGAGCATATCTCTGGATTTGGCTGTTTTAAGGGatacagcagttcaaaaacatgcaaatgtgaatagatcaataggaaccgctctggcgagaaggcaacagtgctccatgcagtcatgctagccatatGATCTTGgcggtatctacggacaatgctggttcttcggcttagaaatggagatgagcaccaacctctagagtcGAACATGAttaaacttaacgtcaggggaaaacctttacctttacctaggggaAACAAACTAAAAGGAGCAGTACTAGAAGGCCATGTTTAGTGCTGGAAAGGAAGCAGGGATTACTACGTGTCTGTTTGAATGATCTCTGCTTAAGTTCCAAATTGGCCATTCATCACATTGTCCAGTGGGTGACACCATACTTTCCATAGTGAGCACGGCACATGAATTTATTTGAAAGTAAATTTATTTGAAAACTGGGTTCTGTTTTCATGCCTTCCCTTTGAACTGCATACAAACAgcagtttttattttctttgatcTTATATTACATTTTAGAGATATAGCATGAGATTATGGAGGAAATCCCATCCTCACAGATCGTTGAGTCTTAGCGGCAAAATACTTCTTACTTGCTAAACTGATTGAAAGCTGATCATGGCTAGTGGGTTGCCTTCCAGGTTTCCTGCT
Encoded here:
- the aamp gene encoding angio-associated migratory cell protein, with amino-acid sequence MADPGGGEGPEPGPEGSEALLLLAGGGAEGGAEEIVEVVDLEPLGPDDLAGEMEDVDLDEEQGAWVTEEEDEGVEEGMEAQDDSEVTFSKHTASVFCVSLDPKTNTLAVTGGEDDKAFVWRLSDGELLFECSGHKDSVTCTGFSHDSTFVATGDMSGLIKVWRVDTKEEIWSFDVGDLEWMEWHPQSHVLLAGTADGNSWMWKIPSGECKTFQGPNCPATCGRVLSDGKRAVVGYEDGTVRIWDLKQGSPLHVLKGQDGHQGPLTCVASNKDGSLILTGSVDCHAKLVNSATGKVVSVFKAESIVPKPSVGETEEAESNSVESLGFCNVMPLAAVGYLDGTLAIYDLATQTLRHKCQHESGIVQLLWEDSSPVVYTCSLDGAVSLWDARSGKLISEYRGHSAEILDFALNKDASIVVTTSGDHQAKVFCVQRPDR